Sequence from the Vibrio alfacsensis genome:
ACAGCAGGTATGGTTGCTCGTATTCCGGATTCTTTATTGGATTCAGGTCGTACGCTGACTGTTCACCTATACAAACTGACTACCGAACTGTTTACCATTGAGGAATGGAACCAGGCTTACGGTACCGCAACAGTGCTGATTGTCGTTGTTCTTTTGATCAACATGTTCACAAAACTGATTGCACGACGTTTTAACACAGCAACTTACTAACAAAATCAATTTAGAACGTAAGTAAAAGACACGAATTCAAGATTTAAGAGATTAAGATAATGAACAAGTTTGATATTGAAAACCTAGACCTGTTTTACGGCGACAACCAAGCACTGAAATCAATCAACCTACCAATTCCTGTTCGCCAAGTAACCGCGTTAATCGGCCCATCTGGTTGTGGTAAATCAACGCTTTTACGCTGTTTGAACCGCATGAACGATCTCATCGAAGGGGTGAAGATCACTGGTAAACTGGCCATGGACGGTGAAGATATCTATGGCAACATCGACGTAGCGGATCTTCGTATCAAAGTAGGTATGGTGTTCCAAAAACCAAACCCATTCCCGATGAGTATCTACGAGAACGTGGCGTACGGCCTCCGCGCACAAGGCATCAAAGATAAGAAGCACATTGACGAAGTGGTTGAGCAATCTTTAAGAAGTGCAGCACTATGGGATGAAGTTAAAGACCGTCTTAAATCACACGCATTTGGTTTGTCTGGTGGTCAGCAACAGCGTTTGTGTATTGCGCGTACGATTGCAATGGAACCGGATGTGATTCTAATGGATGAACCGACATCGGCGCTTGATCCTATTGCAACACACAAAATTGAAGAATTGATGGAAGAGCTGAAGAAGAACTACACCATCGTCATCGTGACACACTCAATGCAACAAGCGCGTCGTATTTCAGATCGTACTGCGTTCTTTTTGATGGGTGAGTTGGTTGAGCATGATGATACACAAATTATCTTTAGCGAGCCGAAAGACGACCGTACTCAGGGTTACGTAAATGGCGACTTCGGTTGATTTCAGTATTTACTGGTACAAAAAATAACTATAAGCGATGGAAATCTTGCCCCTCTCAATGAGGGGCCTTTTTTTATTTGCAGTATGTAATTCCAATGAAACACTGGTCTAAAAATGTTGAAAGGTTCTCGATTGTGAAATTAAGGGGACATTTTTTGCGAAAGACTTAACAGCTCAATTTAATTGCCATTGATTGCATATGTGTACGTAAGTAGCTTTCATTCAAAGATAATGCGTCGGTAGGGTTGGCTGGATGAGTTTAAAACGTTTTACAAGAACCGTCTCTTCTACAAGAGATCACCGGTTGTTAGCCGAAGCGATATTTCAGTATTTAGAACAGCACTTTGGGCCTAGCGCAATCGCGATATTTGATGACCCACTAACCAACCCATTAGACTCACTTCGATTTGTTCAAGGAGAGTTTTATTCTATCCGCAAGTATCCAGAGCCCTTTTGGGAGTGGGCTAGTCAGTTTGATACTTCAGAGAGCATTATCCCTTTAGCCATTAATACTTGTAACTGGAACCACACCGATGATCTTGGTGGTGAAAGCTATATCATGATGCTCGATAACACGCCGATTAAACGCACCTATTTACTCATTCAAAACGTTCATGAGCATACTGCCCACAATATTTATGAGCAAAGCTATGATGCGATGCAGCTTGCCGCTTCTCGTTGGCAATGTATTCGCGCGGAAAAAAACGCATCACAGGAAATAAAACAGCGAGATGCTCGAGAAGCAAAATACGTCGATGAAATAAGTCAACGTGAGCGTTTTATTGAGAATATGAAACTTGTTCAGCAAGTAGCATTAGACATCTCAAACCCATATTCTCTTAAAGAACTTTATCTTAAAGCGGTCGATGCGCTGCGTGAACGCTTGGGCTTTGATCGCTCAACGCTGATGCTACTTGATATGAAAAAGCGTAGCTTTAGCGGAACATATGGCACGAATGAAGCCGGAGACACCATTGATGAATTTCATACACAGTATGATCTTCACCAGTTGAGTGAAGAATATATCGAAGCGTTATCAAACGTAGAATGCAACTTAGTCGTGATTGAAAATACCCCAATTTATACGGCTGGAAAAGTGGTTGGCCTTGGCTGGAATGCCATGCTTATTTTGAGAGACAATGAGAAACCATTTGGTTGGTTTGCTCTTGATAATTTCATTCACCGTAAACCCATCACTGATTATCAAAAGCAAATGTTGGAATCGTTCGGTTCACTTTTTTCTCAAATATTTATCCGCAAGAGACAAGAGCAGAATGTACGAATGCTGCATTCTAGCATGGTAGAGCTTTCTCGCTGTACAACGGTCAGCGACGTATGTAAGTCAGCGGTCACTTTTGCGATCAACAATTTGGGCATTGACCGTATGGCGGTGTTTTTGACTGATGAAGATTGCTCATACATGAAAGGAACGTGGGGAACCAACATTCAAGGCAAGGTCGTTGATGAGTCGTATTTTTATGAACAGACGCAAGATTTTTCGCTAATTAATTTAGCACGCTCTATGCCCAATGATGTCGCTTTTGAAGAATCGGTGCCGATTTATCACAATTGCAATATTGTTGGTTTTGGCTGGGCAGCAATGACGGTGTTAACGTCGAATCGAGGTGTTCCGATTGCGTTTATTGCGGTTGATAACCTTTTGACACGTGCACCATTGACCTCTCAGTTACGTGAGGTGATTCGCATGTTTGCTTCGAGTTTAGTGGAGGTTCTTCAACGAACTCAGGCACAGGAAGCCATTAGAGCGTTGAATGAAAACCTAGAGCAAGAAGTCAATAAACGCACGAAAGAGCTGGAAGAGGCCAACCATCAACTCGAAGTATTGTCGAAATTAGATCCCCTAACGCGTTTGGGAAATCGCCGTATGTTGGAGCATGTCATGCAAAAGTATTGCATGTTCGACCATAAGGAGGTGATTTCATTTGGGCTGATTTTAATTGATATCGACCATTTTGGTTTGTTCAACAATCACTATGGCCATTTGGAGGGAGATATTGCCTTGATGAGGATTGGCAATATTCTTGAACATCACACC
This genomic interval carries:
- the pstB gene encoding phosphate ABC transporter ATP-binding protein PstB, with amino-acid sequence MNKFDIENLDLFYGDNQALKSINLPIPVRQVTALIGPSGCGKSTLLRCLNRMNDLIEGVKITGKLAMDGEDIYGNIDVADLRIKVGMVFQKPNPFPMSIYENVAYGLRAQGIKDKKHIDEVVEQSLRSAALWDEVKDRLKSHAFGLSGGQQQRLCIARTIAMEPDVILMDEPTSALDPIATHKIEELMEELKKNYTIVIVTHSMQQARRISDRTAFFLMGELVEHDDTQIIFSEPKDDRTQGYVNGDFG
- a CDS encoding GGDEF domain-containing protein, whose translation is MSLKRFTRTVSSTRDHRLLAEAIFQYLEQHFGPSAIAIFDDPLTNPLDSLRFVQGEFYSIRKYPEPFWEWASQFDTSESIIPLAINTCNWNHTDDLGGESYIMMLDNTPIKRTYLLIQNVHEHTAHNIYEQSYDAMQLAASRWQCIRAEKNASQEIKQRDAREAKYVDEISQRERFIENMKLVQQVALDISNPYSLKELYLKAVDALRERLGFDRSTLMLLDMKKRSFSGTYGTNEAGDTIDEFHTQYDLHQLSEEYIEALSNVECNLVVIENTPIYTAGKVVGLGWNAMLILRDNEKPFGWFALDNFIHRKPITDYQKQMLESFGSLFSQIFIRKRQEQNVRMLHSSMVELSRCTTVSDVCKSAVTFAINNLGIDRMAVFLTDEDCSYMKGTWGTNIQGKVVDESYFYEQTQDFSLINLARSMPNDVAFEESVPIYHNCNIVGFGWAAMTVLTSNRGVPIAFIAVDNLLTRAPLTSQLREVIRMFASSLVEVLQRTQAQEAIRALNENLEQEVNKRTKELEEANHQLEVLSKLDPLTRLGNRRMLEHVMQKYCMFDHKEVISFGLILIDIDHFGLFNNHYGHLEGDIALMRIGNILEHHTKDEDEVFCRIGGEEFALLMIGANCGDVKQRAERIRGSIENEAIKHCHNPEGQLLTVSVGCACYQTLGNELNFDYLYQLSDKALYLAKHNGRNCVFMCSSDDRELTE